From one Eucalyptus grandis isolate ANBG69807.140 chromosome 9, ASM1654582v1, whole genome shotgun sequence genomic stretch:
- the LOC120286192 gene encoding disease resistance protein RPV1-like, which produces MKMIQLKVLNLTGCIQLQRTPDFSNFVSLEMLILAQCVKLTGIRRSIGKLKCLQTLNIRGCKLLCSLPVEIGSLQSLTEIIMPQNFQPFKLPKTFSDLKSLSTFILDEHPGIIQLPNSIGGLVKLTHLSLRGCVGIKELPSSIGEMEMLVKLDLSHSGIVELPDSIGCLEKLELIWVSYTDIRKFPHTIGQLKMLEELHAKKCRHLADENLEEIGKLSHLRILDLSYTVLSRFPSALRCLSCLQTLEFGSSHLQEILDLPLSLTRLHMQAHHFPSIIDLSSLLSLDYLEFYRLTASTEEPGPTWTNNLPEEQLIHPLPSGLSTLKVRGISLLPHFSDLKKLLDLCVIESQMSRFSVSPDQINLTKLKLSECKLLVEITGMSLLKSLRCLDLDRLESLVEIHGLSELESLRCFRISHCCRIERLPNLSKLDKLQKIEIEDCPKIRAIEGLEGLESLELDNHGCNVLERLLDGKRWTWLSRNAP; this is translated from the exons ATGAAG ATGATTCAATTGAAGGTTCTAAATTTGACGGGTTGCATACAATTACAAAGGACACCTGACTTCTCTAATTTCGTGTCCTTGGAGATGTTAATTCTTGCTCAGTGTGTGAAGTTAACTGGAATTCGCAGGTCCATTGGCAAGCTAAAATGCCTACAAACTTTAAATATTAGGGGATGCAAGTTGCTTTGTAGTTTGCCAGTAGAAATTGGTTCTCTACAATCTTTAACAGAGATTATCATGCCTCAAAATTTTCAGCCCTTCAAGCTTCCCAAGACATTCAGTGACCTCAAATCTTTGTCGACTTTTATATTAGACGAGCACCCTGGAATCATCCAACTTCCGAACTCTATTGGAGGGTTGGTGAAACTTACACATTTATCTTTACGTGGGTGTGTGGGCATCAAAGAGCTTCCATCGTCTATTGGAGAAATGGAAATGTTGGTTAAGTTGGATTTATCACATTCAGGAATAGTTGAACTACCGGATTCCATTGGATGTCTAGAGAAACTAGAATTGATCTGGGTAAGTTATACAGATATAAGAAAGTTTCCTCATACTATCGGACAACTGAAGATGCTTGAAGAGTTACATGCCAAAAAATGTCGGCACCTGGCAGATGAAAATCTGGAGGAAATTGGGAAGTTATCCCATTTGAGGATATTGGACTTATCCTATACTGTTTTATCTAGATTCCCTTCGGCACTACGTTGTCTTTCTTGTCTCCAAACACTTGAATTTGGTTCAAGTCACCTTCAAGAAATACTTGATCTTCCCTTAAGTCTGACACGCCTTCACATGCAAGCACATCACTTCCCGTCTATCATTGACCTCTCAAGTCTCCTCAGTTTAGATTATCTAGAATTTTATAGATTAACCGCTTCAACAGAGGAACCTGGCCCAACTTGGACGAACAATTTGCCAGAAGAGCAACTGATCCATCCACTTCCATCTGGTTTGTCAACCTTGAAAGTTAGGGGCATTAGTCTACTGCCACACTTTTCCgacttaaaaaaattgttggattTGTGCGTCATAGAATCTCAAATGTCTCGCTTCTCCGTCTCTCCAGACCAAATAAATCTGACGAAATTGAAACTAAGTGAATGCAAATTGCTCGTGGAAATAACTGGTATGTCACTCTTGAAGAGTCTACGGTGCTTGGATCTGGACAGATTAGAAAGTTTGGTTGAGATTCATGGTTTGTCGGAACTGGAATCCTTGCGATGCTTTCGTATTTCCCATTGTTGTAGGATAGAAAGGTTACCCAACTTATCAAAGTTAGATAAGTTACAGAAGATTGAGATAGAAGATTGTCCGAAGATAAGAGCCATCGAAGGTCTCGAGGGATTAGAAAGCTTGGAGTTGGATAATCATGGCTGCAATGTTCTGGAAAGATTGCTGGATGGCAAGAGATGGACCTGGCTTTCCCGCAATGCCCCTTAG
- the LOC104420062 gene encoding disease resistance protein RPV1-like, with translation MARFIVDEVVHKIGDKRVDVPKNLVEDHHQIKAIIEKLDIYSDDVRFIGIHGMGGIGKTTLAKVVLNKLYSGFDGVCFLNDIRGATGHGLIKFQKKLLSSIVCFRNAIQIKDIRDGMKWIQRVCCTKKVLIVLDNLDKKEQLEKLAGKCDWFGLGSRIIITTRDKGILMTQMESSSKEDLSQPKGILDFEVNAMEFDQALQLFSKHTFGSDSPREDYVALSETIVNKVDRLPLAVEVIGSFLYCCGSTLEPYFDKRNLWKDTLRKLDRGPFKDVRDVLMISYEGLENEQKEVFLDIACFFTDEDKTYPIIMWDNCNYNPHIAISILLQHSLIKIVDDNKFWMHDQVRDLGRYIILEEYPCKECPRKYTRAWIHEDIVKLLESKERNDVEALSLTSDGRSRSITPKKLATLPNLRFLRVKGIGIFGNFDNLLLKQRWLFSRRWQTIFGQY, from the exons ATGGCAAGATTTATTGTTGACGAGGTCGTGCATAAGATTGGTGACAAACGTGTGGATGTGCCTAAAAATTTGGTTGAAGATCATCATCAAATAAAAGCCATAATAGAGAAGTTGGATATTTACTCTGATGATGTACGTTTCATTGGGATACATGGAATGGGGGGTATCGGTAAAACAACACTTGCGAAGGTTGTGCTCAACAAACTATATTCTGGCTTTGATGGTGTTTGTTTCCTGAATGACATTCGGGGAGCAACGGGACATGGTCTtataaaatttcagaaaaagttATTATCAAGTATTGTTTGTTTTAGGAATGCTATACAAATTAAAGACATCAGAGATGGGATGAAATGGATCCAGAGAGTTTGTTGTACTAAAAAAGTCCTCATTGTCCTTGATAATCTAGACAAGAAAGAGCAACTCGAGAAGCTAGCTGGGAAATGTGATTGGTTTGGTCTTGGTAGTAGGATCATTATCACAACTAGGGACAAAGGTATCTTGATGACTCAAATGGAATCATCCAGTAAAGAGGACTTAAGTCAACCCAAAGGAATTTTGGACTTTGAAGTTAATGCAATGGAATTTGATCAAGCACTTCAGTTGTTTTCTAAGCATACTTTTGGAAGTGATTCTCCTAGGGAAGACTATGTTGCTCTCTCAGAGACTATTGTTAATAAAGTGGATAGGCTTCCGTTGGCTGTCGAGGTGATTGGTTCATTTCTCTATTGCTGTGGCTCTACCCTGGAGCCATATTTTGATAAAAGAAACCTATGGAAAGACACATTGAGGAAGTTAGATAGAGGTCCTTTTAAGGATGTTCGTGATGTATTAATGATAAGTTATGAAGGATTGGAGAATGAGCAAAAAGAAGTATTTCtggatattgcttgctttttcacCGATGAGGACAAGACATATCCAATTATCATGTGGGATAATTGTAATTACAATCCTCACATTGCAATATCTATCCTCCTCCAACATTCCTTGATAAAAATTGTAGATGATAAtaagttttggatgcatgaccaagttCGAGATTTGGGAAGGTACATCATCCTTGAAGAATATCCTTGCAAAGAATGTCCTCGCAAATATACTAGGGCGTGGATTCATGAGGATATTGTAAAACTACTGGAGAGTAAAGAG AGAAATGATGTAGAAGCACTAAGCTTGACTTCCGATGGCCGCAGCCGCAGCATTACACCAAAAAAATTGGCTACACTACCAAATCTAAGGTTCCTTCGAGTGAAAGGCATTGGTATTTTTGGCAACTTCGACAATCTTCTTTTGAAGCAAAGATGGCTTTTTTCACGAAGGTGGCAAACGATTTTCGGT CAATATTAA